TTTCAGACTTTTGAGGAAATCCTGGATCTGTTTTTGACCGACACCCCAACGGTGGCATCGGCTTGCTTCGGTATTGCCGGACCCGTCGTCAATCAACGCTGCCAGACCACCAATCTGCCCTGGCTATTGGATGGCGCACAACTTAAAGCTCGACTGGGCACCGACCGGGTGAAATTGCTGAACGATCTGGAAGCCATGGCAATCGGCATGCTGCACCTACAGGAACAGGACTTCGTCGAGCTAAATCCCAACGCCGAGCCGCAAATCGGCAATATTGCGGTGATCGCCGCCGGCACCGGTTTGGGCGAAGCGATGCTGCATTGGGACGGCGAACAGTATCACCCCATCGCCACAGAGGGCGGTCATTGCGATTTTGCCCCGCAAAACCCGCAACAAGATCAACTGCTGACTTTCCTGCGCGGCCGTTATCCTGCGCATGTCAGCTGCGAACGGATATTGTCCGGTATCGGCTTCAGTAATATCTACGACTTCCTGGTCCAAGCCCGCTTCGCCCCGCCCTGCCCGGCGGTGCCCGCACCCGCCAATGCCAGCGGCGTTGATCGCAATGCGCTGATTTCGCGCTTGGGCGTGGACGACGAAGATCC
The window above is part of the Methylomonas sp. ZR1 genome. Proteins encoded here:
- the glk gene encoding glucokinase, yielding MILAGDIGGTKTVLALLDRQADGTLSCLQEQTFASGEFQTFEEILDLFLTDTPTVASACFGIAGPVVNQRCQTTNLPWLLDGAQLKARLGTDRVKLLNDLEAMAIGMLHLQEQDFVELNPNAEPQIGNIAVIAAGTGLGEAMLHWDGEQYHPIATEGGHCDFAPQNPQQDQLLTFLRGRYPAHVSCERILSGIGFSNIYDFLVQARFAPPCPAVPAPANASGVDRNALISRLGVDDEDPLCRETVRLFAELYGAEAGNLALKAFATGGVFIGGGIGPKIRSVLESGEFIQAFVAKGRFQPMLAKLSVKLALNPRTPLLGAMHYFAAQ